A genomic segment from Etheostoma spectabile isolate EspeVRDwgs_2016 chromosome 11, UIUC_Espe_1.0, whole genome shotgun sequence encodes:
- the bcl9 gene encoding B-cell CLL/lymphoma 9 protein isoform X1, whose product MLEVQEERPAAAGTAATHFSKKVRGKKEREEAKDGRGNLSNIGNPVPGSRNVRTKAALTHTGNPHQLITSPCSVVLGAPSMHSNRLKNSPSTNTQSPKPKTEAMVRSPPVTSPSTATQMDSKMPNQGKPGSTGSQSQPSPCDPKTLGSKGTQNVAGGMGLKNGQGLTSGPSSKVKVKRERSTSVESFEQPDIGTPTSEEKDSSRVKRMCVAERRQPYSGADWCSGGESDEDDKGFFNCNSSDVKPQDSVTHSTSNAGLSRSSTPSHNTLGGQGSTTETASGQKPGTKLVYVFTTEMANKAADAVLTGHTENIIAFHMKNISNSKDKAHLLLNNAASALRNDAKPPQQPPSHGQDQSHQPGSKSSLPGMAEPPPPQPNQGSQSGVLPQEGSSSAGMESKNPPSSSPSNTTAPVDQAPVPQPEAGLNPPTAGEGGQGGGSGVAGLTPQQQQQQQQLAQELLNMEANTEGLSQEQLEHRQRSLQTLRDIQRMLFPDDRDAPPAGPPPSHGGPHDGGPDGAPRRSEQGPLQAMMAQSQSLGPPGGPEPRPQGPPFGPPHGPPHGPRDMPPFPQDEMGAHMGGPGGCGDGDQMTPEQVAWLKLQQEFYEEKRKKQEMQHRPLPPDMMMHPHGPRGMMRGPPPPYQMGPGEMWGGPGGPPEHYQERMGPGPRGMPPHMQRMPGFSGMINPEMEGHPRPGMGWPDDMPPRMGDARGFPGGPGGMFAGPGGRGERFPNPQSVQEAMFHQGMGGEKGIPPGMMMDMQRMMGHQRVGMEPGNGMGMFPRMPGDGPMSPSSRLQGMGGREMGPEFGMGPGPGPGPHMHPAKLRDPSMNMSPDEIMRMRGGGGPPMESMGPQGRPMQGPPFPEQTQPGDFPMGPGRPFPGGPGGMRGPHVDQAFGPEHRSTPTGGNGRINHLPPAGGPSQGQRGRKPADLNVQAGGGNSPSINPLKSPPLRQVQSPMMGSPSGNLKSPQTPSQLAGMLTGPTGPSAPPPPTASAPMKSPHSMMGSAGASPVHMRSPSLPNPSPGWASSPKPPMQSPGVPPQGGKPPLSITSPNMMGSMEQGGNGPPSAPPSSGAPSGSMSLPGNVPSGSPYNIPPEPTLSQNPLSIMMSRMSKFAMPSSTPLYHDAIKTVASSDDDSPPARSPNLPSVNNGMAMNHQGNPRMMGPGNAGSMSALSPLGMNPMGSQPLSHGMPPQMPSPNTPNMGPGMMPHGMMIAPNPQDPGMGNPQMMPQGRMGYPHRSQPYPLTQSPSQQGPFSPHNGPGPQGFPGHPMGFQGEGTPMGGRMGNMPHGGGGDGGMCKPNTPGGPEFNNMQGGFSDADLHEVMRPGASGIPEFDLSRIIPSEKPSQTLSYFPRGGGDNPGGKPPHPSGFPMQGMMGDGPPRMGMSMHGMGGMPGGPGGGICPQDMPMGNPGHNSMRPPGFMGQGMMGPQHRMMSPGGPGGMMQGRQMAHPGPGGSPNMMMSLQGMGGPPQQTMMMGGQMRPRDMDMGFSPGPGMF is encoded by the exons ATGTTGGAGGTCCAAGAGGAGAGGCCAGCGGCGGCAGGTACAGCAGCGACACATTTCAGTAAGAAGGTGCGAGGGAAGAAAGAGCGAGAGGAGGCCAAGGACGGTCGGGGAAACCTCTCAAATATCGGGAATCCTGTTCCTGGATCCAGGAACGTGCGCACAAAAGCGGCGCTCACACACACCGGCAATCCTCACCAGCTCATCACTTCCCCCTGTTCTGTAGTCCTGGGAGCCCCATCAATGCACTCCAATAGGCTAAAGAACTCCCCGTCCACCAACACGCAGAG CCCTAAACCTAAGACGGAGGCCATGGTACGCTCACCTCCCGTCACGTCCCCCTCTACTGCAACCCAGATGGACTCTAAAATGCCCAATCAGGGTAAACCAGGGAGCACTGGAAGCCAATCACAGCCCTCCCCCTGCGACCCCAAGACCTTAGGCTCCAAAGGGACTCAGAATGTGGCAGGGGGCATGGGGCTGAAGAATGGCCAGGGCCTCACCTCTGGCCCAAGCTCCAAGGTTAAAGTCAAAAGGGAGAGAAGCACCTCAGTTGAGTCGTTTGAACAGCCCGACATTGGCACACCCACTAGTGAGGAAAAAG acagcAGCAGGGTAAAGAGGATGTGTGTAGCAGAGAGGAGGCAGCCATACAGTGGAGCTGACTGGTGCTCTGGAGGAGAAAGTGACGAAGATGACAAAGGATTCTTCA ACTGTAACTCAAGTGACGTGAAGCCCCAGGACTCCGTCACACATTCTACCTCCAATGCCGGACTCAGTCGCTCCTCCACACCCTCCCACAATACACTGGGAGGCCAGGGTTCCACAACAGAAACTGCTAGTGGCCAGAAACCAGGCACAAAACTCGTTTATGTCTTCACCACGGAGATGGCCAACAA GGCAGCTGATGCAGTTCTTACTGGTCATACAGAAAACATCATTGCCTTCCACATGAAAAACATCTCCAACAGCAAGGACAAAGCTCACCTCCTCTTG AACAATGCAGCAAGCGCCCTCCGAAATGACGCCAAGCCTCCCCAGCAACCCCCGTCCCATGGCCAAGATCAGAGCCACCAGCCTGGATCCAAATCGTCCTTACCTGGCATGGCAGAGCCGCCCCCACCCCAGCCAAACCAAGGGAGCCAATCTGGTGTTCTTCCCCAGGAAGGGTCATCTTCTGCAGGCATGGAATCCAAAAATCCTCCCAGCAGTAGCCCCAGTAACACAACAGCGCCAGTTGACCAGGCCCCCGTCCCCCAACCTGAGGCAGGCCTCAACCCTCCAACAGCAGGTGAAGGAGGGCAGGGTGGAGGCTCTGGTGTAGCGGGTCTGACAccccagcagcagcaacaacagcagcagctggcCCAGGAGCTGTTGAACATGGAAGCCAACACAGAGGGTCTGTCCCAAGAACAGTTGGAGCATCGCCAGCGCTCCCTGCAGACATTGCGAGATATTCAGCGCATGCTTTTCCCTGATGACCGTGATGCCCCACCAGCTGGGCCCCCACCGTCCCATGGTGGACCCCATGATGGAGGTCCTGATGGTGCACCCCGTAGGTCGGAGCAAGGCCCCCTACAAGCTATGATGGCACAGTCTCAGAGCCTCGGACCACCAGGTGGGCCAGAACCTCGTCCACAAGGTCCACCCTTTGGCCCACCCCATGGCCCACCCCATGGTCCCAGGGATATGCCCCCATTTCCACAAGATGAAATGGGTGCACACATGGGGGGTCCAGGGGGCTGTGGAGATGGAGATCAGATGACGCCAGAACAGGTGGCTTGGCTGAAGCTACAGCAGGAGTTTTATgaagagaaaaggaagaagCAAGAAATGCAACACCGGCCACTTCCTCCAGACATGATGATGCACCCCCATGGTCCACGTGGCATGATGCGAGGCCCCCCGCCTCCCTACCAGATGGGCCCAGGAGAGATGTGGGGAGGACCAGGTGGTCCACCAGAGCACTACCAGGAACGCATGGGCCCTGGCCCCAGGGGTATGCCCCCACATATGCAGAGGATGCCTGGCTTTTCTGGCATGATAAATCCTGAGATGGAGGGACATCCAAGGCCTGGAATGGGCTGGCCTGACGACATGCCTCCCCGGATGGGAGATGCACGAGGCTTCCCCGGAGGACCTGGGGGAATGTTTGCTGGTCCAGGGGGTCGTGGTGAACGTTTCCCAAATCCTCAGTCAGTCCAAGAAGCAATGTTCCACCAAGGTATGGGTGGAGAGAAGGGCATCCCTCCAGGTATGATGATGGACATGCAAAGGATGATGGGACACCAAAGAGTTGGAATGGAACCTGGTAATGGCATGGGCATGTTTCCCAGAATGCCTGGTGATGGTCCTATGAGTCCATCCTCTAGGCTCCAAGGAATGGGGGGAAGGGAAATGGGACCGGAGTTTGGCATGGGCCCTGGCCCTGGCCCAGGACCTCATATGCACCCTGCCAAGCTACGAGATCCCTCCATGAATATGAGTCCTGATGAGATCATGAGAatgagaggaggtggaggaccTCCAATGGAGAGCATGGGTCCACAAGGCCGGCCTATGCAGGGTCCACCCTTCCCTGAGCAGACACAGCCAGGAGACTTTCCTATGGGGCCTGGGCGACCCTTCCCAGGGGGGCCTGGAGGAATGAGGGGTCCACATGTAGACCAAGCCTTTGGTCCAGAGCACAGATCTACACCAACAGGAGGTAATGGCCGTATTAACCACCTCCCCCCTGCTGGTGGCCCTTCACAAGGTCAGAGGGGCCGCAAGCCAGCAGACCTAAATGTCCAAGCAGGAGGGGGGAACTCTCCCAGTATCAACCCACTTAAGTCCCCTCCTCTGAGGCAAGTGCAGTCCCCCATGATGGGCTCTCCCTCTGGAAACCTTAAATCCCCTCAGACACCGTCCCAGCTGGCTGGCATGCTTACTGGTCCCACAGGTCCCAGTGCCCCTCCACCTCCTACAGCCTCAGCACCAATGAAATCCCCCCACTCCATGATGGGATCAGCTGGTGCCTCTCCTGTTCATATGAGGTCTCCTTCGCTTCCTAACCCCTCTCCAGGATGGGCATCCTCACCAAAACCACCCATGCAGAGTCCTGGAGTACCACCTCAGGGTGGCAAGCCTCCCCTCAGCATCACCTCGCCAAACATGATGGGGAGCATGGAGCAAG GTGGTAACGGCCCTCCCTCAGCCCCTCCTTCATCAGGGGCTCCATCTGGCTCCATGTCCCTCCCAGGCAACGTCCCGTCTGGCAGTCCGTACAACATACCCCCTGAGCCAACTCTATCCCAGAACCCTCTCTCCATCATGATGTCACGCATGTCCAAGTTTGCAATGCCCAGCTCCACCCCACTCTACCATGATGCCATAAAGACCGTTGCCAGCTCTGATGACGACTCACCGCCGGCTCGCTCCCCTAACCTGCCGTCAGTGAACAATG GCATGGCAATGAATCACCAAGGCAATCCACGTATGATGGGACCCGGAAACGCTGGATCCATGTCGGCCCTCAGCCCTCTGGGTATGAATCCAATGGGATCCCAGCCCCTCTCCCATGGTATGCCCCCACAGATGCCTTCTCCCAATACCCCTAACATGGGCCCAGGCATGATGCCTCATGGCATGATGATAGCACCAAATCCCCAAGACCCTGGTATGGGAAACCCCCAAATGATGCCCCAGGGACGCATGGGTTATCCTCACCGAAGCCAGCCGTACCCCCTCACCCAGTCCCCTTCCCAGCAGGGCCCTTTCTCCCCGCACAACGGTCCTGGGCCCCAAGGTTTTCCTGGCCATCCCATGGGCTTCCAGGGAGAAGGCACACCTATGGGAGGACGGATGGGGAACATGCCTCATGGAGGAGGGGGTGATGGGGGTATGTGCAAGCCCAATACCCCAGGAGGGCCAGAGTTTAACAACATGCAAGGTGGATTCAGTGATGCAGATCTTCATGAGGTGATGCGACCAGGAGCATCTGGCATTCCTGAGTTTGACTTGTCCAGGATAATCCCATCAGAAAAGCCCAGCCAGACTCTGTCTTATTTCCCCCGAGGTGGGGGAGACAACCCTGGAGGAAAACCACCACACCCCTCTGGCTTCCCCATGCAGGGCATGATGGGCGATGGACCACCGAGGATGGGAATGTCCATGCATGGGATGGGGGGGATGCCAGGAGGGCCTGGTGGGGGAATTTGCCCCCAAGACATGCCAATGGGCAACCCTGGCCACAACTCTATGCGGCCACCAGGATTCATGGGCCAAGGCATGATGGGCCCCCAGCACCGGATGATGTCTCCTGGGGGTCCGGGAGGGATGATGCAGGGGAGACAAATGGCTCACCCAGGCCCTGGTGGCTCACCTAATATGATGATGTCACTGCAGGGCATGGGTGGCCCACCACAGCAGACAATGATGATGGGGGGTCAGATGAGGCCACGCGACATGGACATGGGGTTCAGTCCAGGCCCTGGAATGTTCTAA
- the bcl9 gene encoding B-cell CLL/lymphoma 9 protein isoform X2 — MLEVQEERPAAAGTAATHFSKKVRGKKEREEAKDGRGNLSNIGNPVPGSRNVRTKAALTHTGNPHQLITSPCSVVLGAPSMHSNRLKNSPSTNTQSPKPKTEAMVRSPPVTSPSTATQMDSKMPNQGKPGSTGSQSQPSPCDPKTLGSKGTQNVAGGMGLKNGQGLTSGPSSKVKVKRERSTSVESFEQPDIGTPTSEEKDSSRVKRMCVAERRQPYSGADWCSGGESDEDDKGFFNCNSSDVKPQDSVTHSTSNAGLSRSSTPSHNTLGGQGSTTETASGQKPGTKLVYVFTTEMANKAADAVLTGHTENIIAFHMKNISNSKDKAHLLLNNAASALRNDAKPPQQPPSHGQDQSHQPGSKSSLPGMAEPPPPQPNQGSQSGVLPQEGSSSAGMESKNPPSSSPSNTTAPVDQAPVPQPEAGLNPPTAGEGGQGGGSGVAGLTPQQQQQQQQLAQELLNMEANTEGLSQEQLEHRQRSLQTLRDIQRMLFPDDRDAPPAGPPPSHGGPHDGGPDGAPRRSEQGPLQAMMAQSQSLGPPGGPEPRPQGPPFGPPHGPPHGPRDMPPFPQDEMGAHMGGPGGCGDGDQMTPEQVAWLKLQQEFYEEKRKKQEMQHRPLPPDMMMHPHGPRGMMRGPPPPYQMGPGEMWGGPGGPPEHYQERMGMGPGPGPGPHMHPAKLRDPSMNMSPDEIMRMRGGGGPPMESMGPQGRPMQGPPFPEQTQPGDFPMGPGRPFPGGPGGMRGPHVDQAFGPEHRSTPTGGNGRINHLPPAGGPSQGQRGRKPADLNVQAGGGNSPSINPLKSPPLRQVQSPMMGSPSGNLKSPQTPSQLAGMLTGPTGPSAPPPPTASAPMKSPHSMMGSAGASPVHMRSPSLPNPSPGWASSPKPPMQSPGVPPQGGKPPLSITSPNMMGSMEQGGNGPPSAPPSSGAPSGSMSLPGNVPSGSPYNIPPEPTLSQNPLSIMMSRMSKFAMPSSTPLYHDAIKTVASSDDDSPPARSPNLPSVNNGMAMNHQGNPRMMGPGNAGSMSALSPLGMNPMGSQPLSHGMPPQMPSPNTPNMGPGMMPHGMMIAPNPQDPGMGNPQMMPQGRMGYPHRSQPYPLTQSPSQQGPFSPHNGPGPQGFPGHPMGFQGEGTPMGGRMGNMPHGGGGDGGMCKPNTPGGPEFNNMQGGFSDADLHEVMRPGASGIPEFDLSRIIPSEKPSQTLSYFPRGGGDNPGGKPPHPSGFPMQGMMGDGPPRMGMSMHGMGGMPGGPGGGICPQDMPMGNPGHNSMRPPGFMGQGMMGPQHRMMSPGGPGGMMQGRQMAHPGPGGSPNMMMSLQGMGGPPQQTMMMGGQMRPRDMDMGFSPGPGMF; from the exons ATGTTGGAGGTCCAAGAGGAGAGGCCAGCGGCGGCAGGTACAGCAGCGACACATTTCAGTAAGAAGGTGCGAGGGAAGAAAGAGCGAGAGGAGGCCAAGGACGGTCGGGGAAACCTCTCAAATATCGGGAATCCTGTTCCTGGATCCAGGAACGTGCGCACAAAAGCGGCGCTCACACACACCGGCAATCCTCACCAGCTCATCACTTCCCCCTGTTCTGTAGTCCTGGGAGCCCCATCAATGCACTCCAATAGGCTAAAGAACTCCCCGTCCACCAACACGCAGAG CCCTAAACCTAAGACGGAGGCCATGGTACGCTCACCTCCCGTCACGTCCCCCTCTACTGCAACCCAGATGGACTCTAAAATGCCCAATCAGGGTAAACCAGGGAGCACTGGAAGCCAATCACAGCCCTCCCCCTGCGACCCCAAGACCTTAGGCTCCAAAGGGACTCAGAATGTGGCAGGGGGCATGGGGCTGAAGAATGGCCAGGGCCTCACCTCTGGCCCAAGCTCCAAGGTTAAAGTCAAAAGGGAGAGAAGCACCTCAGTTGAGTCGTTTGAACAGCCCGACATTGGCACACCCACTAGTGAGGAAAAAG acagcAGCAGGGTAAAGAGGATGTGTGTAGCAGAGAGGAGGCAGCCATACAGTGGAGCTGACTGGTGCTCTGGAGGAGAAAGTGACGAAGATGACAAAGGATTCTTCA ACTGTAACTCAAGTGACGTGAAGCCCCAGGACTCCGTCACACATTCTACCTCCAATGCCGGACTCAGTCGCTCCTCCACACCCTCCCACAATACACTGGGAGGCCAGGGTTCCACAACAGAAACTGCTAGTGGCCAGAAACCAGGCACAAAACTCGTTTATGTCTTCACCACGGAGATGGCCAACAA GGCAGCTGATGCAGTTCTTACTGGTCATACAGAAAACATCATTGCCTTCCACATGAAAAACATCTCCAACAGCAAGGACAAAGCTCACCTCCTCTTG AACAATGCAGCAAGCGCCCTCCGAAATGACGCCAAGCCTCCCCAGCAACCCCCGTCCCATGGCCAAGATCAGAGCCACCAGCCTGGATCCAAATCGTCCTTACCTGGCATGGCAGAGCCGCCCCCACCCCAGCCAAACCAAGGGAGCCAATCTGGTGTTCTTCCCCAGGAAGGGTCATCTTCTGCAGGCATGGAATCCAAAAATCCTCCCAGCAGTAGCCCCAGTAACACAACAGCGCCAGTTGACCAGGCCCCCGTCCCCCAACCTGAGGCAGGCCTCAACCCTCCAACAGCAGGTGAAGGAGGGCAGGGTGGAGGCTCTGGTGTAGCGGGTCTGACAccccagcagcagcaacaacagcagcagctggcCCAGGAGCTGTTGAACATGGAAGCCAACACAGAGGGTCTGTCCCAAGAACAGTTGGAGCATCGCCAGCGCTCCCTGCAGACATTGCGAGATATTCAGCGCATGCTTTTCCCTGATGACCGTGATGCCCCACCAGCTGGGCCCCCACCGTCCCATGGTGGACCCCATGATGGAGGTCCTGATGGTGCACCCCGTAGGTCGGAGCAAGGCCCCCTACAAGCTATGATGGCACAGTCTCAGAGCCTCGGACCACCAGGTGGGCCAGAACCTCGTCCACAAGGTCCACCCTTTGGCCCACCCCATGGCCCACCCCATGGTCCCAGGGATATGCCCCCATTTCCACAAGATGAAATGGGTGCACACATGGGGGGTCCAGGGGGCTGTGGAGATGGAGATCAGATGACGCCAGAACAGGTGGCTTGGCTGAAGCTACAGCAGGAGTTTTATgaagagaaaaggaagaagCAAGAAATGCAACACCGGCCACTTCCTCCAGACATGATGATGCACCCCCATGGTCCACGTGGCATGATGCGAGGCCCCCCGCCTCCCTACCAGATGGGCCCAGGAGAGATGTGGGGAGGACCAGGTGGTCCACCAGAGCACTACCAGGAACGCATG GGCATGGGCCCTGGCCCTGGCCCAGGACCTCATATGCACCCTGCCAAGCTACGAGATCCCTCCATGAATATGAGTCCTGATGAGATCATGAGAatgagaggaggtggaggaccTCCAATGGAGAGCATGGGTCCACAAGGCCGGCCTATGCAGGGTCCACCCTTCCCTGAGCAGACACAGCCAGGAGACTTTCCTATGGGGCCTGGGCGACCCTTCCCAGGGGGGCCTGGAGGAATGAGGGGTCCACATGTAGACCAAGCCTTTGGTCCAGAGCACAGATCTACACCAACAGGAGGTAATGGCCGTATTAACCACCTCCCCCCTGCTGGTGGCCCTTCACAAGGTCAGAGGGGCCGCAAGCCAGCAGACCTAAATGTCCAAGCAGGAGGGGGGAACTCTCCCAGTATCAACCCACTTAAGTCCCCTCCTCTGAGGCAAGTGCAGTCCCCCATGATGGGCTCTCCCTCTGGAAACCTTAAATCCCCTCAGACACCGTCCCAGCTGGCTGGCATGCTTACTGGTCCCACAGGTCCCAGTGCCCCTCCACCTCCTACAGCCTCAGCACCAATGAAATCCCCCCACTCCATGATGGGATCAGCTGGTGCCTCTCCTGTTCATATGAGGTCTCCTTCGCTTCCTAACCCCTCTCCAGGATGGGCATCCTCACCAAAACCACCCATGCAGAGTCCTGGAGTACCACCTCAGGGTGGCAAGCCTCCCCTCAGCATCACCTCGCCAAACATGATGGGGAGCATGGAGCAAG GTGGTAACGGCCCTCCCTCAGCCCCTCCTTCATCAGGGGCTCCATCTGGCTCCATGTCCCTCCCAGGCAACGTCCCGTCTGGCAGTCCGTACAACATACCCCCTGAGCCAACTCTATCCCAGAACCCTCTCTCCATCATGATGTCACGCATGTCCAAGTTTGCAATGCCCAGCTCCACCCCACTCTACCATGATGCCATAAAGACCGTTGCCAGCTCTGATGACGACTCACCGCCGGCTCGCTCCCCTAACCTGCCGTCAGTGAACAATG GCATGGCAATGAATCACCAAGGCAATCCACGTATGATGGGACCCGGAAACGCTGGATCCATGTCGGCCCTCAGCCCTCTGGGTATGAATCCAATGGGATCCCAGCCCCTCTCCCATGGTATGCCCCCACAGATGCCTTCTCCCAATACCCCTAACATGGGCCCAGGCATGATGCCTCATGGCATGATGATAGCACCAAATCCCCAAGACCCTGGTATGGGAAACCCCCAAATGATGCCCCAGGGACGCATGGGTTATCCTCACCGAAGCCAGCCGTACCCCCTCACCCAGTCCCCTTCCCAGCAGGGCCCTTTCTCCCCGCACAACGGTCCTGGGCCCCAAGGTTTTCCTGGCCATCCCATGGGCTTCCAGGGAGAAGGCACACCTATGGGAGGACGGATGGGGAACATGCCTCATGGAGGAGGGGGTGATGGGGGTATGTGCAAGCCCAATACCCCAGGAGGGCCAGAGTTTAACAACATGCAAGGTGGATTCAGTGATGCAGATCTTCATGAGGTGATGCGACCAGGAGCATCTGGCATTCCTGAGTTTGACTTGTCCAGGATAATCCCATCAGAAAAGCCCAGCCAGACTCTGTCTTATTTCCCCCGAGGTGGGGGAGACAACCCTGGAGGAAAACCACCACACCCCTCTGGCTTCCCCATGCAGGGCATGATGGGCGATGGACCACCGAGGATGGGAATGTCCATGCATGGGATGGGGGGGATGCCAGGAGGGCCTGGTGGGGGAATTTGCCCCCAAGACATGCCAATGGGCAACCCTGGCCACAACTCTATGCGGCCACCAGGATTCATGGGCCAAGGCATGATGGGCCCCCAGCACCGGATGATGTCTCCTGGGGGTCCGGGAGGGATGATGCAGGGGAGACAAATGGCTCACCCAGGCCCTGGTGGCTCACCTAATATGATGATGTCACTGCAGGGCATGGGTGGCCCACCACAGCAGACAATGATGATGGGGGGTCAGATGAGGCCACGCGACATGGACATGGGGTTCAGTCCAGGCCCTGGAATGTTCTAA